Proteins found in one Rhodobacteraceae bacterium D3-12 genomic segment:
- a CDS encoding polysaccharide deacetylase has translation MTKKIYCAFGTDIDSVAGQIGSYGGGDSPNDIQRGIFATEVGVPRLLRLFKKYDMRTSFFIPGHSLETFPKEMDMIVEAGHEIGAHGYMHENPVAMTPSQEEDVLVKSIELIKGLTGEAPKGYVAPWWEMSNVTAALLGKYGFSYDHSQSYRDFLPFYARVGDEWNVIDFSKTAGEWMHPLKHGKEIDLVDIGANWYVDDLPPMMFIKNAPNSHGFVSPRDIEQLWKDQFDWVYREMEYGVFPITIHPDVAGRPQVLLMLERLIEYINGHSGVEWVDFNTIADDFRKRFPFDSDKRPETI, from the coding sequence ATGACCAAAAAGATCTATTGCGCGTTCGGCACGGATATCGACTCCGTCGCAGGCCAGATTGGCTCATACGGCGGCGGCGACTCGCCCAACGACATTCAACGCGGTATCTTTGCAACCGAAGTCGGCGTTCCGCGCTTGCTGCGCTTGTTCAAGAAATACGACATGCGCACCTCCTTCTTCATTCCCGGTCACTCGCTTGAGACCTTTCCAAAAGAGATGGACATGATCGTCGAGGCCGGCCACGAAATCGGCGCCCACGGCTATATGCACGAAAACCCCGTCGCCATGACCCCGTCCCAAGAAGAAGACGTGCTGGTCAAATCGATTGAGCTTATCAAAGGCCTCACCGGCGAAGCGCCCAAAGGCTATGTTGCGCCGTGGTGGGAAATGTCCAACGTGACAGCCGCCCTGCTCGGCAAATATGGCTTCTCTTATGACCACAGCCAAAGCTACCGGGACTTCCTTCCTTTCTATGCCCGCGTCGGCGACGAATGGAACGTGATCGACTTTTCCAAAACCGCCGGCGAATGGATGCACCCGCTCAAGCACGGCAAGGAAATCGACCTCGTCGATATCGGTGCCAACTGGTATGTCGACGACCTGCCGCCGATGATGTTCATCAAGAACGCGCCAAACAGCCACGGCTTTGTCAGCCCGCGCGATATCGAGCAGCTGTGGAAGGACCAGTTCGACTGGGTCTACCGTGAAATGGAATACGGCGTGTTCCCGATCACCATTCACCCCGACGTCGCTGGCCGCCCACAGGTTCTGTTGATGCTTGAGCGGTTGATCGAATATATCAACGGCCATTCCGGCGTCGAATGGGTGGATTTCAACACCATCGCCGATGATTTCCGCAAGCGCTTCCCCTTTGATAGCGACAAGCGCCCCGAAACCATCTGA
- a CDS encoding ABC transporter ATP-binding protein: MAYDLQLTNIYKTYDNGTPAVIDFNMDVEKGEFIAFLGPSGCGKSTTLRMISGFETVTSGDLMIRGKRVNDQLPEKRPTSMIFQNYALFPHMNVRQNVLFGLEVKKMPRAEANRAVDKILEKLGLTSIADMPTARLSGGQRQRIALARSLVVEPDILLLDEPLGALDANLRKSIQNELKLLQRDLGITFVFVTHAQSEALALSDRIVVMNAGRVEQVSPPRELYTHPTSQFVARFIGSNTILPGTVRAHKDGIVMLDTAFGTLGGANRANIDAQEGREMSIILPAEAVDLVPADVPEAEMRANFGSNAIPCTIERLQIVGHIMQMVVRFADGKQINVEGHVDKYRNRLKAGASAFVAWKSANATVIDH; the protein is encoded by the coding sequence TTGGCCTACGATCTTCAACTCACAAACATCTACAAGACCTACGACAATGGAACTCCGGCCGTCATCGACTTCAATATGGATGTCGAAAAGGGGGAATTCATTGCTTTCCTTGGCCCATCAGGCTGCGGCAAATCCACAACCCTGCGCATGATCTCGGGCTTTGAAACGGTGACATCCGGCGATCTGATGATCCGCGGCAAACGCGTGAACGATCAGCTCCCCGAAAAACGCCCCACCTCGATGATCTTTCAAAACTACGCGCTCTTTCCGCATATGAACGTGCGCCAGAACGTGCTTTTCGGGCTCGAAGTCAAAAAGATGCCGCGCGCCGAAGCCAATCGCGCCGTTGACAAGATCCTTGAAAAGCTGGGCCTGACCAGCATCGCCGATATGCCCACCGCCCGCCTCTCGGGTGGACAGCGCCAGCGTATCGCGTTGGCCCGCTCGCTTGTGGTGGAGCCAGACATCCTGCTGCTGGACGAACCACTTGGCGCGCTCGATGCGAACCTGCGCAAAAGCATCCAGAACGAATTGAAACTTCTGCAGCGCGACCTTGGCATCACCTTCGTCTTCGTGACCCACGCCCAATCCGAAGCGCTCGCCCTGTCCGACCGGATCGTGGTGATGAACGCAGGCCGCGTCGAACAAGTCAGCCCCCCGCGCGAGCTTTACACCCACCCCACCAGCCAATTCGTGGCCCGCTTTATCGGCTCCAACACCATCCTGCCCGGCACGGTCCGCGCGCACAAGGATGGCATCGTGATGCTGGACACGGCGTTTGGCACACTTGGCGGCGCCAATCGCGCAAACATCGACGCGCAAGAGGGCCGGGAAATGAGCATCATTCTCCCCGCCGAGGCCGTTGACCTCGTGCCCGCCGACGTGCCCGAGGCCGAAATGCGCGCCAACTTCGGGTCCAACGCGATCCCCTGCACCATCGAGCGGCTGCAAATCGTTGGCCATATCATGCAAATGGTTGTGCGGTTCGCAGACGGCAAACAGATCAACGTCGAAGGTCATGTCGACAAATACCGCAACCGGCTCAAGGCAGGAGCAAGCGCTTTCGTTGCGTGGAAATCCGCCAATGCCACAGTCATCGACCACTAG
- a CDS encoding amidase, with protein MAHLTASRIAADLRSGKLDAVTVTEQVYDQLAKHGDEAIYIETTRARALAEAQASRLRYKAGLPAGPLDGVPVAWKDLFDLKGRTTTAGSLVTKDDAPAKADAPVVAQAHRAGLISTGTVNMTEFAYSGIGLNPHYGTPRNTHAPAGQTRSPGGSSSGSGVVVSAGIVPLSMGSDTGGSVRIPASFNGVVGYKTSAGRHPMTGVFALSKSLDTIGPLAHSIADCALFDAVLRGKDAPEARAADPSTLSFVIPDEILFDGLSPAVAKNFDATVARLEAAGARVRRISLPELAELTGLFAEHGFLVAAEALSVHAKRLQSPAAQLMDARVVNRIRQAETMSALDLIALQQARARTMASSARRIGNALVLCPTTAVTAWDTAPLEADQQAFSRANALTLRNTSLGNFLDWCGVSIPNGTDPDGMPTGFLMSAPTGQDTALLSAALGCEEIIRG; from the coding sequence ATGGCTCACCTCACGGCAAGCAGGATCGCGGCAGACCTGCGCTCGGGCAAGCTCGACGCAGTCACCGTGACCGAACAGGTCTATGATCAACTGGCCAAGCACGGCGACGAAGCGATCTATATCGAAACAACCCGTGCGCGTGCTCTGGCCGAGGCGCAAGCTTCGCGCCTGCGCTATAAAGCCGGCTTGCCCGCAGGCCCGCTCGACGGTGTCCCCGTCGCTTGGAAAGACCTTTTTGACCTCAAAGGGCGCACAACCACCGCCGGGTCTTTGGTGACCAAAGACGACGCCCCGGCCAAGGCCGATGCACCCGTCGTCGCTCAGGCCCATCGGGCGGGACTTATCTCGACCGGCACCGTCAACATGACCGAATTTGCCTATTCCGGCATCGGCCTCAATCCCCATTACGGCACCCCGCGCAATACCCACGCGCCCGCCGGGCAAACCCGCAGCCCAGGTGGCTCTTCCTCCGGGTCCGGCGTTGTTGTCTCGGCTGGAATCGTACCCCTTTCGATGGGGTCCGACACGGGGGGATCAGTCCGCATTCCCGCGTCCTTCAACGGCGTCGTTGGCTACAAAACCTCGGCCGGGCGTCACCCGATGACCGGTGTCTTTGCCCTGTCCAAATCGCTCGATACCATCGGACCGCTGGCGCACAGCATTGCTGATTGCGCGCTTTTTGATGCGGTGCTTCGCGGCAAGGACGCCCCAGAAGCGCGCGCCGCAGACCCGTCAACGCTCTCCTTCGTCATTCCCGACGAAATCCTGTTCGACGGCCTGTCCCCGGCCGTGGCCAAAAACTTCGACGCCACCGTGGCACGGCTAGAAGCCGCAGGCGCACGGGTGAGACGGATATCGCTCCCCGAGCTTGCTGAACTGACCGGCCTATTTGCCGAGCACGGTTTTCTCGTCGCCGCCGAGGCGCTTTCTGTGCATGCCAAACGCCTGCAAAGCCCCGCCGCACAACTGATGGACGCCCGCGTCGTCAACCGTATCAGACAGGCCGAAACCATGAGCGCGCTCGACCTGATCGCCTTGCAACAGGCCCGCGCCAGAACCATGGCCTCCTCTGCTCGCCGGATCGGAAACGCTTTGGTGCTTTGCCCCACAACGGCCGTCACTGCTTGGGACACCGCCCCCCTTGAGGCGGACCAGCAAGCCTTCTCGCGCGCCAACGCCCTGACCCTGCGCAATACGTCTCTGGGGAATTTTCTCGACTGGTGTGGCGTGTCGATACCCAATGGCACCGATCCCGACGGGATGCCCACCGGCTTCCTCATGTCAGCGCCAACAGGACAGGACACCGCCCTGCTCTCCGCAGCACTGGGCTGCGAAGAGATCATCCGCGGGTAA
- a CDS encoding SDR family oxidoreductase encodes MTSIALITGAGIGIGRATAKALAARGDHVVVTDMLEDDGRNVVKEIRKAGGEAEFQHLDVTDTARANAVVKDIETRFGKIDTIVANAGIAHRVPLEQLTDEKWDQTFDIDLKGMLRVIRPAAAGMKARGSGSIICLSSIMGVAYGWDEHVHYSAAKAGVVGLVRGLAVELGGHGVRVNGVAPGYIRTAQLLSEKHSLGPEGAKTVGDIVPLGRIGQPDDIADVVGFLSSNAARYLTGQVITVDGGLMVGRY; translated from the coding sequence ATGACTTCAATCGCACTGATCACGGGCGCCGGTATCGGCATCGGGCGCGCAACAGCCAAGGCGCTGGCGGCGCGTGGTGACCATGTCGTGGTCACCGATATGCTCGAAGACGATGGCCGCAACGTGGTCAAGGAGATCCGCAAAGCCGGCGGCGAAGCCGAATTCCAACATCTCGACGTCACCGACACGGCCCGCGCGAATGCAGTCGTCAAAGACATCGAAACCCGCTTTGGCAAGATTGACACCATCGTTGCCAATGCCGGCATCGCCCATCGTGTGCCCCTCGAACAGCTGACCGATGAGAAATGGGATCAAACCTTTGACATCGACCTCAAGGGGATGCTCCGCGTAATCCGCCCCGCCGCTGCTGGAATGAAGGCACGCGGCTCCGGTTCAATCATCTGCCTCTCTTCGATCATGGGCGTTGCCTATGGCTGGGACGAACATGTGCACTACTCCGCCGCCAAAGCAGGCGTGGTCGGGCTGGTGCGCGGCCTCGCTGTCGAACTGGGCGGCCATGGCGTGCGCGTGAACGGCGTGGCGCCCGGATACATCCGCACAGCACAGCTTTTGTCGGAAAAACACTCCCTCGGGCCTGAAGGCGCCAAGACTGTGGGCGACATCGTCCCGCTTGGCCGCATCGGACAGCCCGATGATATCGCGGATGTCGTTGGCTTCCTGTCATCAAACGCGGCGCGCTATCTGACGGGACAAGTCATTACGGTGGACGGTGGGCTTATGGTCGGGCGCTACTGA
- a CDS encoding extracellular solute-binding protein produces the protein MTHSNLSRRNFLKTTAGSAALAAGGMPFLGAQQAFAADLASQELRTVGLSVTVQERILNDFKEKAGVGSVSGKADIFPNTQTEILSGSDAYDCWEIIGERLAAMVATDKLAPIPSENLKNWAGIRDTFTTASDRWDLNRQIVGQIWEDESQKRLNMVPTVYNYDSIGYRPDLVDAEEASNWSSLFDPKFKGKTGLNVDPLIAFGQAVLAMNELGLLEVSNPGNPDAAAIEEAAKFLISKKKEGQFRALWGDFGELVNLLASGEMVIADAWQPAVMAVKAQGVECSYATMKSGYRGWAIGVAPLKTSPNLEAVAAYADYWLSGPPAIAVSEQGYYSPTTNVKNVMDPDKYAFWYEGKPWVGETERGIKEGNLRDGGSLEERASNVAYWHQWPDEYDLLIRKWDEFLSA, from the coding sequence GTGACACACTCAAACCTTTCAAGACGCAACTTCTTGAAAACCACCGCAGGCTCCGCTGCGCTGGCCGCCGGTGGCATGCCATTTCTCGGCGCCCAACAGGCCTTCGCGGCCGATCTAGCCAGCCAAGAGCTTCGCACCGTGGGTCTTTCGGTGACCGTGCAGGAACGCATCCTGAACGACTTCAAAGAAAAAGCCGGCGTCGGCTCGGTCAGCGGCAAGGCTGACATTTTCCCCAACACCCAGACCGAAATCCTGTCCGGTTCGGATGCCTACGATTGCTGGGAAATCATCGGCGAACGGCTCGCGGCGATGGTCGCCACAGACAAACTGGCACCGATCCCGTCAGAGAACCTGAAAAACTGGGCCGGTATCCGCGACACCTTCACCACCGCCTCGGACCGCTGGGACCTCAACCGCCAGATCGTCGGCCAAATCTGGGAAGACGAAAGCCAGAAGCGCCTCAACATGGTGCCGACAGTCTATAACTACGACTCCATCGGCTACCGCCCTGATCTGGTCGACGCCGAGGAAGCCTCCAACTGGTCGTCGCTGTTCGACCCCAAGTTCAAAGGCAAAACCGGCCTCAACGTCGACCCGCTGATCGCCTTTGGCCAAGCGGTTCTTGCGATGAACGAACTAGGCCTTCTCGAAGTGTCAAACCCCGGCAACCCGGACGCCGCCGCCATCGAAGAAGCGGCCAAGTTCCTGATCTCCAAAAAGAAAGAGGGCCAGTTCCGCGCGCTCTGGGGTGACTTTGGCGAGTTGGTTAACCTTCTGGCTTCCGGCGAGATGGTCATCGCTGACGCATGGCAGCCCGCTGTTATGGCGGTCAAGGCACAGGGCGTTGAATGCTCCTATGCCACAATGAAAAGCGGTTATCGTGGCTGGGCGATCGGGGTGGCACCTCTCAAGACTTCGCCGAACCTCGAAGCGGTCGCGGCCTACGCCGACTACTGGCTCTCCGGCCCGCCCGCCATCGCGGTTTCCGAACAAGGCTACTATTCGCCAACCACGAACGTCAAAAACGTCATGGACCCCGACAAATACGCCTTCTGGTACGAAGGCAAGCCTTGGGTCGGCGAAACCGAGCGTGGCATCAAAGAAGGCAACCTGCGCGATGGCGGCTCGCTCGAAGAGCGCGCCTCGAACGTCGCCTACTGGCACCAGTGGCCGGATGAGTACGACCTCCTCATCCGCAAGTGGGACGAGTTCCTCTCCGCTTAA